Genomic segment of Paenibacillus sp. FSL R5-0623:
ACACGTACTGGAGCCATATTGACGATGATATCAAAACAACAAATTCCTATGCGATGACTGGTGATGGAATATCGCTTGGTAAGAGTGCGGGAGCAGCGCTGACAGGCATGGGCTTCACTCAAATGATGCCGGTAGCCGATCCGGATACGGGCGAACTCTTCAGTGGACTGCAAGTACCGCCTGAAAACTTTGTCATTGTTAACAAAAAGGGAGAACGATTTGTTAATGAATTCTCTGGACGAGATGTCCTAACGAAAGCAGCAATCGAGCAGGGAAGTTTATTTTACCTGATTGCGGATGACGAGATCAAGAAAACGGCAGCGAACACAAGCCAGGAAAAAATAGACCGTCAAGTCGAAGAAGGTACCTTGTTTAGAGCCGATACCATAGAAGAACTGGCAGTGAAAATCAAAATGGAACCTGAAGCTCTTAGAAATACGATTGATAAGTATAACTCATATGTGGATGCGGGCTTTGATCCGGAGTTCCATAAGGATACGTTTAGCTTAAAAGTCGAGAAGTCTCCATTCTATGCCACACCTAGAAAGCCGGCAGTTCACCATACCATGGGCGGAATTAAGATCGACACCCAAACTCGCGTATTGGATGAAAACGGTCAGCCGATTGCACATCTGTATGCCGCTGGAGAAGTTGCAGGAGGTATACATGCAGGCAACCGTTTAGGCGGTAATGCCTTGACGGATATCTTTACTTTTGGCCGAATCGCTGGTAAGACTGCTGTTGATGAGATGAATGATTAGAATGTAAAATAAGAAATATAGATCACTCTAGGTTTCCCATATGTAAAGAACCCGCTTAACACAAGGATTTTCGAGTGTTAAGCGGGTTTTTTCGATGTGGAAATGCTTTGGTTTTGTGGTCGTGGTCACACGAATGTTCTCAGACCCCAAACCAAGCCCGGTGAAGGGCGTATACGCCTTCTGTAATATCCTCAATACTCAATCCACCAAAACCAATCTGAACCATGGATTGCTCCGCTTGAGCTGGTTGCGCCCAAAAGGGGGATACCGGGTAGACCTGGACACCTTCCTTCTCAGCAGTAGCAATCAGCTTGTGTTCATCCATTCCATTATGTACACGCAACAAAATATGAAGTCCTGCATCCTCACCAATGATGGTAACTTGAGCACCCATCATCTTCTGAATCATTGAAATGAGTGTAAATTGCTTCTGTCGATATACCTTCCTCATCTTGCGAATGTGGGCTTCCCAATGTCCATTACTCATAAACAGCTCTAAGGTGTTCTGCTGAAAATGAGAGACCGTTTGATCATATAATCGGTAGTCTTGTTTACGGTGTAGCTCTAACATGGTCTGTGGTAGAACCATATACGCAATTCGTAATGAAGGAAGAAGGCACTTTGAAAATGTTCCCAGGTAAACGGTTCGCTGTTGAGTATCCAGGCTTTGCAGGGAAGGTATCGGTTTGCCGACATATCTGAACTCACTATCATAATCGTCCTCAATAATGATCCCATTCTGATCTGTTGCCCATTTCAGTAATTGCATTCTCTTGGCCAGCGGCATGACCATTCCATAGGGGAACTGATGTGACGGTGTAATGTAGACGATGCGGGAATTGCTTTTGTATAACTTATGGATATGAAGTCCATCTGCTTCCAGCGGAATCGGGTGAATGTCCAAACCTTTATGTTGAAAAACCGTCCGAACACCGTCATATCCCGGGTCTTCCATCGCGATACCATGACTAACATCACCTAGTAATCCAGATAACACACCGAGCAGGTATTGAACACCAGCTCCAATTATAATTTGATCAGGTGAACAATTTACTCCCCTAGAGCTGTGCAGGTAATTTGAAATTTCAGATCGAAGTCCCGGTTCTCCAAGAGGATCGCCATAGGAGAACAACTTCATTTGGTTCTGGAGCAAGCTCTGATTGGATAACTTGCGCCAAGTGGCAAATGGAAAATGCTCAGCATCTACGTCACCATAACGAAAATTGTATCGAATCTCTGGGCTATCCTGAATACTGTTTTCCAACCAATCCTTACTCACTACATGGGACAAGGGCAATGCTTCCAGCTTCAAATCCATTATGTATAAGCCACTTCTAGGTCTGCTCTGGACATAACCTTCGGCTAATAACTGTTGATAGGCCATATCGACTGTATTACGGCTAATGTGGAGGTGGCTGGATAGTGAACGAATAGAGGGAAGACGACTATCGGCTGGTAACTTTCCGTTCAAAATATCTTTCTTAATATAGTGATAAAGCTGAGTGTATAACGGATCTCCAGACTCTCTGTTCAACAATAATGTCAACTCAATCATGCTAATCCTCCTCGTTGCCAGAACTGACCCTATGATTTTGTTGAGAGTTGTCACTACTTATGGGGTCAATCGATGGTTACAATTATATCAGTTCCGGTCGAATTGAAAAGATATCAGTGCACTGGATTACTATTGTTGTAGGAGGAGAAGGAATGAACAAACCTATAGATGTTATGGAACGAATAGAAAATCCGTCAACACAAGCGGTGGAAAACTTCAATCAACACCCTGGTTTCCGCCGTATGTTTGCCCCAGACCAATTAACAATAGGGCTGTTTTTACCACTTAAATTCTATAAAGGACACATGGATGTTCTAAAAGGTCAAGCTGACCTCGTGGAAAGCATTGATCAACGCAATTTTGCTGCCGTATGGGTGCGAGATGTCCCTTTATTTGATCCCGGCTTTGGAGATGCTGGACAAGTATTTGACCCATTTGTCTATCTAGCCTATCTTGCTGCAAGAACCCGAAACGTTTCCCTAGTAACAGGAAGCGCGATCTTCACGCTTCGCCATCCGATTGATTTAGCCAAGGCAGCTGCATCCATTGATGTACTCTCGGGCGGACGACTTGTGTTAGGGATTGCTTCTGGCGACCGACCTGCTGAGTTTCCGGCATATGGGATAGATGGGGAGCATCGTGATGTGCGATTCCGGGAGACGGTGGAGTTTTTCCGTGAGCTTATACAGGATAGAACTGGCGCAATTCAATCTTCTCTTGGTCAATTGAAAGGGCTTGAATTACTCCCGAAACCAGCAGCTGGTGGTATTCCGCTCGTTGTGACAGGCTCAAGCAGGCAGTCTTTAGATTGGATTGCGAAGAACAGTGACGGCTGGCTTACGTATCCCGAAGCAACGGCAAACGAATCCGGTCCTCAGATGCTTGGCCATAAGATTAGTGCCTGGCGTGAAAAAATACCTAATGGCATGTTCAAGCCGCATATGACCAACGAATGGATTGATCTTGTGGAAGATGTCAATTATCCTCGAACACCGCTTCGTGGCGGGTACATATTACGTACAGGTCGGGCAGGTTTGATTCAGCTTTTGGAGGAATGGCGAGCGGTGGGAGTTAATCATGCTGCACTAGGCATTCATTTTTCGAGTCGGCCTCCTGCTGAGGTGATTCAGGAGTTGGCAGAGGAAGTATTGCCGCTCTTTCCTACGCATGTGAGTCCGAAGCCATTGTTTACAGGGTGGTAGAGCATAAAATTATTGTCTGATGACAAAGATGGCTTTTCTCCGCATTTCTGTTAACGATCAGAAGAGGATCGATCCGCTGGCAGCGATAAGGTCAGGGGTTCGATCCCCTAGGTACCATAACGAAAAAGACGTCATTACGAAATATATTATGGCGTTTTTTTCGTTATGGATTGTTCAGGTAGCGAATGCGTAGCTTAGTCCGCGTGCGTGCATGAAGCTGTAAATCGACTCGATACAGCAGATCAGGGATGATGCCAAAGGTATGACATACTTTTATGTAAACGCTTTAATTAAATATAGACAAGGGATGCCGACGGTGATAATATTGTTTCTGTAAGAAACTATATTGTTCTTATCAAATATAATTATAAGGACTTCATTCTTAAGTATACGAATAACGCCCTGTGCTAAAGAATTTTAATTGTTTGGTGCTTGAGCGTAACGAGAGGGATGGGAAATATTATGAGTATAATTGAAACAACAATCGAATCTTTTGACGGTACTCGCCTATATTCTAGTAAAAATTTAGTTAGTGATGCGAAGGCAGCTGTAGTCATTGTTCACGGACTAGCTGAGCATGCAGGGCGCTACGATTATTTGACAGAGAAGCTGAATCAGCGTGGGTTTAGCGTGTATCGGTTTGACCATCGTGGTCATGCCAGATCCGAGGGACAGCGTACGTTTTATAAAGAATTTGATCATCTTATTGAAGATGTTCATGTCATTGTTGAGGCGGCATTGCAAGAGAGTGGCGATCTTCCGCTATTTATCATCGGACATAGTATGGGCGGTTTTGCAACCTCGTCCTTTGGAACGAAATATCCAGGCAAGGTCAAAGGCATCGTACTATCCGGAGCCCTCACTCGATACAATACAAAAGTTGCCGGAGAACTGCCAATGGATCTTCCTGCAGGCACGTATTTCCCAAATGAGCTGGGCAGCGGCGTATGCAGTGATCCCGCAGTTGTATCCGCTTACGCGAATGACCCGCTGGTTGAAAAGCAGATCTCTGTAGATTTATTTAACAGCTTGGGAAATGGCATAACATGGCTCAAGGAGAACCCCAAGCAGTTTACAGATCCCGTGCTTGTACTGCACGGAGCAAATGATGGACTGGTCAGCGAAAAGGATTCCCGTGACTTTTACGGCGATATTGCTTCCACGGATAAAACACTCAAAATTTATGCTCATCTGATGCATGAGATATTTAATGAACCGACTCGTGATGATGTTATTGAAGAAGCAATTACATGGATTGAAAAACGAATCTGATTTCAGTAGAGTAAGAGAGAATCTGAATATGAAAGGGATTACTCATGAAATTAGATTGGATGGGCGACCATCGGGAACTGATTGAGAAAATTATCAAATACGGTAATGCGTACTCGAACACGTACAAGTTGCAACGAAGTTATGGAACAGACATGATGTTCTCGGCTTCACAGATTCAAACGTTGGAATACATTCTGGAAGCCGAGGACAAGGAAGAGAAGATGTCGGAAATGGCCGCACGACTGGGCGTAAGCCGCAGTACATTTTCCAAGAACGTGAAGAATCTGACGGAAAAAGGTCTGCTCGAAAAATTTCATTTAAGCGGTAACCGCAAAGACATATACGTCAAACCTTCGCTGAAAGGTCGCGAGGTATATACGAAGTATACCGAATTTGTAAGGGAGCTGTGCTTTGATGAGATTTTCAAGTATGCAGATCAGATTTCAGAAGCAGATAAGCAAAACTTTGTTCGCATCATGGATTTGTTTGCCGACGTGCTCGTCTGGTATGGTGAAAAAGAACAGGAAGCGCGCAAGTTAATCAGAATTGATTCCTCTGAAACATGAACCTTGAAATTAAGGGCAACAGCCCATTCCCTCCGCGAATGTCCGTCATACAGTATAAAGTGCTTGATGCAGCAGAGGCTGTAGGACAATTATTCAGCAGGGAGTGGGATGTGTGAAATCATCAACAAAGCTTACCGGACGGGTTATTTATAAAGGAGATCCGGGATACGAAGCGGCGCGCAAGAACTGGGACCCGCATACCGATAAATATCCTAAAGTTTTTGTTTTTGCCCAAAAGACGAAAGATGTATCCAACGCTATCCGATGGGCTCGTGAAAACAATGTACCGATCAGGCCGAGGAGTGGAAGACATGCGCTTGAGGTTAATCTTTCACAAGTGAATGGTGGTATCGTGATTGATGTGAGTGATCTGAATTCCATCAAGCTTGATAAAAAAAATGGAACGGTTGTTGTTGGAACAGGAAACCGAGTGGGAAGAATTGCGAATACCCTTGCCAAGCAAGGTTTCATAGCTCCTTTTGGTGACAGCCCTACTGTAGGGATCGGTGGAATTACGTTAGGTGGGGGAATTGGGCCTCTCCAGCGTACGATTGGACTCATCAGTGATAACCTGCTTGAGGTAGAGATGGTGGACGCCAAAGGAAAAGTGATTCGGGCTAATAAAAATCGTAATTCGGATCTCTTTTGGGCCTCGCGGGGAGGGGGCGGTGGTAACTTCGGAGTATACACCCGTTACAAATTCAAAGTGCGCCGTGCTCCAGCGAAGGCGACTGTATTTAAAATCACCTGGCCATGGGCTCAATTCGAAAAGGTGCTCAAAGTATGGCAGAGGTGGGCTCCCTCTGTGGATACAAGACTGGGCAGCGAGTTGTCCATCGGACCGAAAAAGGGTGGCAATGTTGTCATGGAGGGGCTGTTCCTAGGGTCAAAAACAGAGGCACTCCGTCTATTGCAGCCGATTACGAGTGTTGGCACACCGACAAGTTCCATTGTTCGTTTGTTACCTTACACGGAAGTTGTGAAGTTCTTATTACAACCTGATCCGACCGAGACTCAACGGTATAGCAACCAGTTCTCGTCCGGTTTTGGACGAAAACCATTCCCCGACAAAGCCATTAAATCGATGCGAACATTTTTGGAGAACCTGGAAGAGGGACCAGGCGGATTCTATTTCCTCAACTGGGGCGGAGCAGTAAGTCGCAAATCACCTAGATCAACCGCCTTCTTCTGGCGTAAAGAGAAGTTCTATGTGGAATGGACCAGTACGTGGCTCAAACCATCCCATGCCGCCAAAAATATCGCACTCGCTCGTAATACTCGCAAGAAATTGCAACCATACATTGTGGGTTCCTATATCAACGTTCCAGACCAAGGGATCAAGAATTCCGGTCCAGTGTACTATGGAGCCAACTATGCCAGACTGCGGAGAGTCAAAGCCAAGTATGACCCGAAAAATGTGTTTAACAATCCACAAAGTATCACTCCGGCTCGGATAGTGTAAGGTAGAGCCATTCATTTTTTAACAGTAGCTAGTGCTAATTAGAAGTTAAATTCATCTATGTACTATTAATAATAAAGACACGTCTTTTATGGCGTGTCTTATTGATATTTATGGTAGTATAGATGCCAAAACGATATATGAAACGATACAGTTGCTGTTCGACCCTTGAATGGAGGTATAGCTCATGTATGCACCGATCTTATCTACGAAATTAACCATTCCAGTTCAGCGCTCCCATGTAGTGGATCGTCCCCGCCTGTATGTCCGTTTCGGCGAGGGGATGCACGCTAAACTCATACTGGTCTCTGCTCCTGCAGGATCAGGAAAAACACTACTAGTCAATCAATGGGTTAAGTCTTCTTTAATAGATACAGCTTGGCTCTCGCTGGAAGAAGCGGATAACGATCCTTCACGTTTTTTGACATATCTATGTGCTTCGTTACAGACGATTGTCCCCAAGCTTGCTGAAGGAATCATGGGATTTGTTCAATCTTCCGAACCGCCACCTAATGAGACCATTATTACATACCTTCTTAATGAAGTTTCTGAAATAACCGATCATTTTGTACTTGTTCTGGATGATTATCATCTCATGACTTCAGAAGTGATCCATCAAGCGCTTGCCTACTTACTGAGGCACATGCCCCCGCATATGCATATCGTCATGACTACGCGTCAGCAACCCAAGTTACCTTTGGCTCGACTGCGGGCAAAGGGGGAATTGATTGAAATACGTGGTAGTGATCTGCGGTTTACTTCTGCCGAATGTAGTGAGTTTTTGGATCGGATCATGGGATTGAAACTTTCAGAGGAACATGTCGCTCTCCTTGAAAAACGAACAGAAGGCTGGGTGGCCGGGTTGCAGTTAGCGGCCTTATCCATGCAGGGTTCTTCTGATCTAAATCACTTTATGGAAACGTTCAGTGGCAGGGACCCATTTGTACTGGACTATCTAATGGAAGAAATATTACAAGGGCTTACCGAACAGGTACAGAACTTTTTATTGAAAACGTGCATGTTGGATCGATTATGCGGTTCATTGTGTGATGCGATCTTTGATATAGATGAACCCAAGGAACATGAATCCGTTGATTTTACCGGACAGGACATGTTGGAGTGGCTGGAGCAAGCCAATCTTTTCATCGTTCCCTTGGACAATGAGAGGCGATGGTATCGTTACCATCATCTGTTTGCAGATTTATTGCGTAAAAGAGTACACCAGAATTCAAATTATGCCGGCACAGCGCAGACCGAACTGTCTGTTACTGAGATACATAAGCGAGCGAGTATCTGGTATGAGAAGCATCAAATGGAGCTGGAGGCTTTCAATCATGCTGTAGCTGCGGCAGATACTCATCGGGCATCGGATCTGTTGGAAGGTAAAGGTATGCCACTTCTTTTTCGCGGGGGTGCTGTTCCTGCCTTGCAATGGTTGAGTTCTCTATCCTCAGCAGAAATGGATTCAATACCTTCCCTATGGGTGATGCATGCGGCTGCGTTGTTAGTGTCAGGACATATGATAGACGTCGAACCCAAATTGCAGTCTGCTGAACAAGCGTTACAAAATATGGAACCTGAAAAGATCAATTCTGATCTCATCGGACATATTGCCTCCATCCGAGCCACGCTGGCTGTCAGCCGGCACGATGCGGATACGATTATTACGGAGTCACTTCGAGCACTCAAATATTTGCATCCTCATAATCTGCCCATTCGTGCAGCAACAGCTTGGACCTTAGGATATGCATACCAGCTTCAGGGAAAACGTGTGGAAGCCGAATTGTCCTACGAGGAATCATTATCGAACAGTACCAGGATCGGACATCATATCATCACGATGATGGCGACACTGGGCATGGGGAATATGCAGGAATCTAACAATCAGCTACACCTGGCGGCTGAAGCCTATCAGCAGGTGGTACATATGGCAGGTAAGCCACCGCTACCCATTGCTTGTGAAGCCCACTTGGGTCTGGCGCGAGTTCATTACGAATGGAATAAGCTTGATGTGGCGATGTTACACGCTCAACAGAGTGTGCAGTTGGCACATCAATTTGTCCAAACCGACAGGGTTGTTGCAAGTGAGTTATGGCTCGCCCGAGTGACGCTTGCGAAGGCGGATCTTCTTCAAGCCGCTTTTATGTTAGATAGAATCAACGAAAAGGCCCAACGGTTAAATTTTACAAAGGCGATCCCTGATATTACTGCTGCATACGTTCTTGTGCTCCTTCGTCAGGGCGATCTGAAAAAGGCAATACGATTATCATGGGACAGAAATCATGCGCTTAGTCAGACCAGAGTATTGCTGAAGCAGGGGAACACCTTGGGAGCACTTGGTATGATGGAATCCTGTCTTCACTTGGCCATAACCAAAGGCTTCAAGGATGAACAGCTCAAGGCAACAATCCTTCTGGCGGTTATCCATGAGGAACATGGAAATAGAACACAAGCTATCGAGCTCCTGACTGAGGCCATGATGATGGCAGAGCCAGCAGGCTTCATTCGTGTATTTGTAGACGAAGGTGTTGTTGTGCACAGTCTTTTGAAGAGTATGAGAGCACGTGGTGACTCACATTTATATCTGCTTCAATTACTGGCTGCATTTGATGAAGGTGAGGACAACAGAATAGAAATGATTTCGGAAGAGACAGATGTATATCCGTACGTTTCTGAACTGCGAATTGATCCGTTAAGTGTGAGAGAGCTCGAAGTATTACATCTGATTGCGCAGGGAAGATCCAATCGGGAGATTAGTGAGATACTTCATATTGCGCTGCCTACCGTGAAAGGACATAACCGGATTATTTTTGACAAAATGCAGGTGAAGCGACGAACCGAAGCCGTGGCAAAAGCACGTGAATGGAAACTCCTGTAACGGATGTATCTTTGAAACAATACTTTAGTATCTAGGGGCCGAACCCACTTCCCGATATACTCATGGCAAACAGGAACATGTGGGGGGAAAGATATGAGAGCTATCATATGTACAAAGTATGGATCACCAGATGTGTTGCAGCTTAAAGATATAGCGAAGCCATCACCCAAAGAGCATGAGATTCAGATTAAAATACATGCAACAACCGTAACATCGGGGGACTGTAGAGTTCGCGGTTTTAATAGCCCATTCCTGTACTGGATACCCATGCGTCTTTTTTTGGGAATCCGAAAACCCCGAAATTCGATTCTGGGCGTAGAGTTAGCAGGCGAAGTTACGGCGATCGGCAAGGAAGTGAAGCGATTTAATTTAGGTGATCAGGTATATGCACTAAATGGAATGCGTTTCGGTGCCCATGCTCAGTATATATGTCTATCTGAAGAGGATCCCGTCACTTTGAAACCGGTTAATGCAACGTATGAGGAAGCAGCAGCTGTTCCGTTCGGTGGAACTACGGCCTTATATTTTCTGCTCAAAGGAAACATAAAACGGGGAATGAAAGTGCTCATCTATGGAGCTTCGGGAGCCGTAGGAACTGCTGCTGTACAGCTTGCAAAGTATTTTGGAGCAGAAGTGACAGGGGTATGCAGTACAACGAATGTGGAATTCGCGAAGTCACTTGGTGCCGAGCATGTTATCGATTATATGAAGGAAGACTTTACAAAAACAAGTCAGCGGTATGATCTGATATTGGATGCAGTTGGCAAAGTCTCGAAAGGTCAGTGTCGGCACCTATTGGTACCTAACGGCACATATGTCACTGTTGATGGGCAAGGCATCGCAAGGGTTACTGCGAAGGATCTGATACTTCTTAAAGAGTTGATGGAGGCTGGTAAGATGCAAGCGGTGATTGACAGACGTTATGCCTTGGAGCAAATTCAGGAAGCTTATCGCTATGTGGAAACAGGGCGAAAGAGGGGAAATGTCGTGATTACGGTCAAACATGAGAACTAATTGGCAGTGTGTCGAACTTACTTTTCAAAGGAATGAAAAAGCCACCCTCGGTCATATGACCAAGAGCGGCTTCTTTACATGCCAATTCGCATATCAGCCATTCAGCTATTATGCTTTAACTTGTTCTCCAGCAAATACTTCAACGTTCATTGGAGCGGCCATGAATGCTGCTGCTTGTTGAACAAAAGCTTGGAAATGCGCGCTTGTGTTGTGGGAAGCTGTAGCAGCTTCATCTTTCCACAGCTCGATCATCGTGTATTGTTGTTCGCGTTCTGTGCTTTTTGCCAAATCGTAGCTGATGTTACCTTCTTCTTGACGTGTTGCAGCAATCAGTTCTTTCGCAGATACGAGGAATGCTTGCTCTTGGTCCGGTTTAACTTGCAGATGCGCGTGAATGATAATCATAATGTATAACCTCCATATTGTGTTTGTTTGGAATGTGTTAAGAATGTATGGTTACTAACCAATATAATCGAACTTACAGGGAAACCGTCCCTGATATTATGCCCAAGTTGTGATGGTTTCTACAGGCAGACGGTAGGAAGGGTGGCCTTCTTTGGCCGATTTACCGATCGAGATCAACATAACAGGTTGATAACGCTCTTTGTCCATGCCAAATGCTTCTGCAATTTGATCTTTCTCATAACCACCAATTGGGTTGGTGTCATAACCATGAGCACGAGCAGCAAGCATCAATTGCATGGAAGCAAGGCCAGCATCGATCAGGTTAACGTCACGAAGATCGGAAGCAGCCATCTTTTCGTAATAAGGCATTACAGTTTTGAGCTGCATATCCTTAATGTCTTGTGGCATGTAACCAAGTTCTACAGCTTTACCAAAAATCTCATCCATGTATTCAACGTTGTTCATATCAATAAATACGCCAATAACAGCGGCAGAAGTCAACACTTGATTTTGATTAAATCTCGCAAGTGGAGCAAGCTTTTCTTTACCTTCAGCCGTATCAACAACCAGAAAACGCCAAGGCTGCAGATTGATCGAAGATGGTGCACGGGAAGCTTCGGACAGAATTTCTGTCATCTCTTCACGGCTGATCTTCACTTCAGGATCGTAAAGTTTAACAGAACGGCGACCGTAGGTAATTTCGTTAAAATCATTGGTTTTTTGGAATTTGCTTTGAATTGTACTCATTCATGGATCTCTCCTCTATATGGGTTTAGAAATTGTTGTGCATACGTTCCAGGAGATCGGCGAGTGACTGAACTTCGTCTTCACTGAAATCCTGTAAAATCTGGTTGATAAAATTGGTCTTCTCTGCTTTGTAGCCTTCAATCTGTTTCCGACCGTGGTCCGTCAAACGAACAAAAGTGACCCGATTATCGTCGGGGTTCTTGCGTCTTGTAACCATCAGGTCCGCCTCAAGCTGTTTCAAGTGGCGTGTAATCGCAGCACTATCAATGTTAATGATTTTCTGCAGCATGGATTGGTTAATCTCATCTACCTGATCCAGCTCATGCAGAATTTCGAAGCGAGAGGAACTGATACCTGTACAGCGTTCAAACTTGGGACTGATTTTGTTACCCAACACGTTCAACAGATTGATGATTTGTTCTTCTTTGGAAACAATACGTGTCATGACTAGACCTCCCGGGTGAATCTGAATCATGAACAACGGCGTATGTTAACCAATGATTAATGTTGCAGTATACAATGCCATTGCCTAATGATTATTTGTATGCTCTCGATCATTGATGTATCAATATTTGATGCGTCAATCATTGATGTCTCAATTAATATATCATGCCTTTTATGATTTTGCAACAGGTTAGAAAATGCTGCTGATTCTAGCGTTATTATCCCACTATGTTACATTACATTCCGTATATGTTGTCCAAATGGATAAGTTAATATTGATTGTTTATGTCATTGAGAATTGTTATCAACTAATTTATAATAAAATGAAATGTACATCATGAGCGAAATTAACAGGCATTTCCTAACAGCAACAAGAAGGTATGTCGATGTAACATGGTGGGAGGGAAAGTACAGCGGATATGAATTTAAATGATCACATCAGGTTGTGGAATCATGTTTTTGTCAAAATACTGGACGTACGCCAGAACGCTTTGGATCCTGGGGAGAAGCTGAGAAATTATCAACTACCAGCGAGTACCTATCTATATATCACCGACGGAAGTGCACGGATACGAATGGATCAACACAGATATATCGTGAAGGGATTCCACATCATTCATGGAGGCAAACAGGCGCATTTAAACATGGAGACGGATTCAGGCGTGACGTATTATATGATTTTGTACAAAGCCATTCTGGCCTTGCCCTGTGGGATGGAAATTCAGCATCTGATGGACCATGAACGTCCGTTCCAGGACCAATACGCACTTGTACCAACCCGTCCGCTGCACCTGTATCAGTGTATGGAGGAATTAAAACAGGAGTGGGAACAGTCCACTAAGCTTGCAAAGTTACATGCCAAAACCTTATTTCATCAATGGGTATATTCTTTGTTGGCAGACATATACGAACAATCCATTCAGCCACATAAACCGGATACGGTCACACAGGCTATTGAATACATGAATGCTCATCTCCATAAGCCCATAGCTCTTGACGTAATGGCAGAAGCAATGGAATGCAGTGTGGGGCACTTGTCCAGGTTGTTCAAACAAAAGTTAAACATCAGTCCCATCCAGTATCTTGGACAGATCCGAATGGAGAGGGCAGCACATCTTCTGGTGCATACCCGTGCTACGCTGCAACAGATTGCAGAACAGGTCGGCTATCCGGATGCACATTCACTGAGCCGCAGCTTCAAAAAAATAAAAGGTCTTTCTCCAATTCGTTATAAAAAAGGAGTAAGCCAACGGTTTAACAAGTCGCAACAGACATTGGTATTGAACAACAAGCAAGATTTGCCCAGTATAATGCAAGAAAATGCCCTTCATTCGTTACATTCCCATCTATATAATGATATTGATTATCAATATCAAAAGAATGTTGGAGGGGAATTAATAATGCAAGGAAAATTCAAAATGACAGCACTAAGCATGATGTTGTGTCTAACGCTATTGCTCACGGCCTGTTCCAGTCCGGCACCGTCTGCAAGTGGTACGCAAACAGAGACCAATGCGGCTACTACACAATCGGGTAACCAGACAACGGAGACAGGGAAATCGACTGCACAGCCGGAGACGCGGACGGTCTCCACAATGAGGGGAGATGTGGTAATTCCGGCCAATCCTCAGCGTGTCGCTTCAGA
This window contains:
- a CDS encoding AraC family transcriptional regulator, producing MDQHRYIVKGFHIIHGGKQAHLNMETDSGVTYYMILYKAILALPCGMEIQHLMDHERPFQDQYALVPTRPLHLYQCMEELKQEWEQSTKLAKLHAKTLFHQWVYSLLADIYEQSIQPHKPDTVTQAIEYMNAHLHKPIALDVMAEAMECSVGHLSRLFKQKLNISPIQYLGQIRMERAAHLLVHTRATLQQIAEQVGYPDAHSLSRSFKKIKGLSPIRYKKGVSQRFNKSQQTLVLNNKQDLPSIMQENALHSLHSHLYNDIDYQYQKNVGGELIMQGKFKMTALSMMLCLTLLLTACSSPAPSASGTQTETNAATTQSGNQTTETGKSTAQPETRTVSTMRGDVVIPANPQRVASDQYMGYLLKLGIVPVGVRTFMLNEGWIEKSGIAADVIAGIEDLGGEFPMNLEKLVSLEPDLIIGSIDKNIEDYEKIATTVFLPYWEGDKTSGPLEKLRRIAGVFGKEKEAEQWITTYEENIEETKKQIDGVIKEGETVSIIQIGYKALYVLGAEGGNYGSSTIYEMLKLPPTQQALDMKDGFETISLEVLPEYMGDHIFLYGSGSEDAKEILNSEVWKRLPAVQKGQVYAYGSLDGTEDEFVMEDPYSLELQLDSIKNLLLGAKK